In one window of Helianthus annuus cultivar XRQ/B chromosome 17, HanXRQr2.0-SUNRISE, whole genome shotgun sequence DNA:
- the LOC110921577 gene encoding cycloartenol-C-24-methyltransferase, protein MSKGGAFDLASGLGGKIEKDDVLSAVDRYEKYHSDFGGVEEDRKANYTDMVNKYYDLVTSFYEYGWGESFHFAPRWKGESLRESIKRHEHFLALQLGLKPGHKVLDVGCGIGGPLREIARFSSTSVMGINNNEYQITRGKALNRVAGVEKTCDFTKADFMNMPFSENSFDAVYAIEATCHAPDAVGCYKEIYRVLKPGQSFAAYEWCMTDAFDPNNQEHQKIKAEIEIGDGLPDIRSTRQCLAALKEAGFEVIWEQDLAKDSPLPWYLPLDTSHFSLSSFRLTAVGRFITKNMVVALEYVGLAPKGSQRVQSFLEKAAEGLVAGGKKEIFTPMYFFLARKPQ, encoded by the exons ATGTCGAAAGGTGGAGCGTTTGATCTTGCGTCTGGACTCGGTGGCAAAATCGAGAAGGATGACGTACTTTCGGCTGTAGATAG GTATGAGAAGTATCACTCGGATTTCGGAGGTGTGGAGGAAGACAGAAAGGCTAACTACACTGACATG gTTAACAAATACTATGATCTTGTCACAAGCTTCTACGAGTATGGTTGGGGAGAATCATTCCATTTTGCCCCAAG ATGGAAAGGGGAATCACTTCGAGAGAGCATTAAGCGACATGAACATTTTCTTGCTTTACAACTAGGCTTGAAGCCTGGACATAAG GTGTTGGATGTAGGATGCGGAATCGGTGGACCGTTGAGGGAAATTGCTCGATTTAG TTCGACATCTGTGATGGGCATAAACAATAATGAATATCAGATTACAAGAGGAAAG GCCCTGAACCGAGTTGCAGGAGTTGAAAAGACCTGTGACTTTACAAAG GCTGATTTCATGAATATGCCCTTTTCCGAAAACAGTTTTGATGCGGTGTATGCAATTGAGGCTACTTGCCATGCTCCAGATGCG GTTGGATGCTATAAAGAGATATATAGAGTCTTGAAGCCTGGTCAGTCGTTTGCTGCATATGAATGGTGCATGACCGATGCATTTGACCCCAATAACCAAGAGCATCAAAAGATTAAG GCAGAAATTGAGATTGGTGATGGTCTTCCAGACATAAGATCAACTAGACAATGTCTTGCAGCTCTAAAAGAAGCGGGTTTTGAG GTTATATGGGAGCAAGATCTTGCTAAAGATTCACCACTTCCTTGGTACTTGCCCCTGGATACAAGTCATTTCTCTCTCAGTAGTTTCCGCCTCACAGCCGTCGGACGCTTCATCACAAAGAATATG GTTGTGGCCCTAGAATATGTGGGACTTGCCCCTAAAGGTAGCCAAAGGGTTCAGTCCTTCTTAGAGAAAGCTGCAGAAGGGCTCGTTGCCGGTGGAAA GAAGGAGATATTCACACCAATGTATTTCTTCTTGGCAAGGAAACCACAATAA
- the LOC110922518 gene encoding ribulose bisphosphate carboxylase small chain 4, chloroplastic: MASLSPSTMATGAIPTQATMVASFSGLRSTATFPATKQAKNDFSTLPSNGGRVQCMKVWPPLGLKKYETLSYLPDLTEAQLAKEVDYLLRNKWVPCLEFELEHGFVYRENARSPGYYDGRYWTMWKLPMFGCTDSAQVLKELNECKKEYPNAWIRIIGFDNVRQVQCISFIASKPDGY, from the coding sequence ATGGCTTCACTTTCCCCATCCACCATGGCCACCGGGGCCATCCCTACTCAAGCCACCATGGTGGCTTCATTCAGCGGTCTTAGGTCTACCGCCACTTTTCCCGCCACCAAACAGGCGAAAAACGACTTCTCTACCCTCCCTAGCAATGGGGGAAGAGTGCAATGCATGAAGGTGTGGCCGCCGCTTGGTTTGAAGAAATACGAGACTCTTTCATACCTTCCAGATCTAACCGAGGCTCAATTGGCTAAGGAGGTCGACTACCTTCTCCGCAACAAGTGGGTTCCATGTCTGGAATTTGAATTGGAGCACGGGTTTGTCTACCGTGAGAACGCTAGGTCACCAGGTTACTATGATGGTAGATACTGGACAATGTGGAAGTTGCCCATGTTTGGGTGCACTGACTCGGCCCAGGTGCTAAAGGAGCTAAACGAATGCAAGAAGGAGTACCCTAATGCATGGATCCGTATCATTGGATTTGACAATGTCCGTCAAGTGCAATGTATCAGTTTCATCGCATCTAAGCCAGATGGATATTAA